Proteins encoded within one genomic window of Oncorhynchus tshawytscha isolate Ot180627B linkage group LG02, Otsh_v2.0, whole genome shotgun sequence:
- the LOC112234937 gene encoding NACHT, LRR and PYD domains-containing protein 12 isoform X2: MFRPGREKHQTEPREVSASHVAKLSNKLKAILKKKYQSPPGGETEHPFYIHCDLHYPPGESGEGNQHEYIQIEPTYRKRHQGTCSPIGLYFDSELGNEQVRIALTKGVSGIGKTSQVRMVILNWAEGKGNQECPLLFPLPFRELNLLKERLSLIELLHKFFPELKEPGISNLENFRIWLIFDGLDEFRRPLDFKNSPIVTNVTEASSVPTLLTNLINGNLLPSAAHIWITSRPAAVSRIPLQYINEVTEIEGFTDYQKEEFFRRAIHDKNQANAIIAYLKYSKSLYVLCQIPFICSICVLVLWRKTFLFNEECDPRALTPVYTDLLALLQTQNQNAQEMAINLGELAFKQLVKGNTVFYEEDLRECNIDVQVAAVYAKVNIPIFREDIGLHQKKIYYFGHTTIQEFFAAMWFLQSCNSPDENLRKAVDMALQSKNGKLDLFLRFLLGFSQNFIQSIAEAGYNFSETLTEAVEYIKKKVMENPASPRTLNLLNCLTELGDSSLETDGVHFLKTGIPPDAKYPRAHWSDLASLLVASESGPIDMLGLEVKKRGDEELLRMLPVIKASQTATLSYHNLTEIFCEGLASALTSKVCNLKGLDLSFNTLKDSGVQLLAAGLAKPHCRLERLKLSGCRVKQDGFVALAKALKSNPSHLRELDLSGNEPGEAGVFHLVDGLKVVNCKLQILKLSNCKLGLEQSRSLAVLLIDNPRHLRELDVSMNDLGDRGVKLLMDILKSTQIYKLELYCCQLTEKCCENMFGCLLNIPSLRELNLSNNNLKDEGVKMLCNAFGLPACQLEKLIVASCGITLVRGFHFNSILKELDISRNHLGDSDDWADVLFCLSSLETLRLSDCKLTEKCFGVLVKALSSNLTNLKELDLSGNDLGDRGVKTLYMGLTSRCCTLERLFLRCCGITVKGCSSLALALKSSHSSITELGLMGNDTGEEGLRILSDIRDNQRYNLQTLEIND; the protein is encoded by the exons ATGTTTCGCCCTGGGAGAGAAAAACATCAGACTGAACCAAG GGAAGTCTCTGCCTCCCATGTGGCAAAACTCAGCAATAAGCTAAAAGCCATCTTGAAGAAAAAGTACCAAAGTCCCCCAGGGGGGGAAACTGAGCATCCATTTTATATTCATTGTGATCTCCACTATCCACCTGGTGAAAGTGGAGAGGGGAACCAACATGAGTACATTCAAATTGAGCCAACCTACAGGAAGAGACACCAAGGGACATGCTCACCCATAGGCTTATACTTTGATTCTGAACTAGGCAACGAACAAGTCAGAATAGCACTGACAAAGGGTGTCTCTGGTATTGGCAAAACTAGCCAGGTGCGGATGGTTATTCTTAACTGGGCAGAGGGAAAAGGAAACCAGGAATGTCCTCTCTTATTTCCTCTTCCTTTCCGGGAGCTGAATTTGCTGAAGGAGAGACTGAGTCTAATTGAACTTCTTCACAAGTTTTTCCCAGAATTGAAAGAACCTGGAATTTCCAACTTGGAGAACTTCAGAATTTGGCTCATCTTTGACGGGCTGGATGAATTCCGACGTCCTCTCGACTTCAAGAACAGCCCGATAGTGACCAATGTCACAGAGGCCTCCTCCGTGCCGACACTGCTGACAAACCTCATTAACGGTAATCTCCTTCCCTCCGCCGCTCACATATGGATTACATCCAGACCTGCGGCAGTTAGTCGCATTCCTCTTCAGTACATCAACGAAGTGACAGAAATCGAAGGCTTCACAGATTACCAGAAAGAGGAGTTCTTCAGGAGAGCAATCCATGACAAGAACCAGGCCAATGCAATTATTGCCTACTTAAAGTACTCAAAAAGCCTCTACGTCTTGTGCCAGATACCTTTTATCTGTTCGATTTGTGTATTAGTCCTCTGGAGAAAGACATTTCTATTCAATGAAGAATGTGACCCCAGAGCTCTGACTCCAGTGTACACTGACCTACTCGCCCTGTTGCAAACACAGAACCAGAATGCACAGGAGATGGCTATTAACTTGGGGGAACTAGCCTTTAAGCAGTTGGTGAAAGGCAACACGGTTTTCTACGAGGAAGACCTACGAGAGTGCAACATTGATGTCCAAGTGGCAGCTGTGTATGCAAAAGTGAACATACCCATCTTCAGGGAGGATATTGGGCTGCACCAAAAGAAGATCTACTACTTTGGGCATACCACCATTCAGGAGTTCTTTGCCGCAATGTGGTTTCTCCAATCCTGCAACAGCCCagatgaaaacctgaggaaagCAGTGGACATGGCCTTGCAGAGCAAAAACGGAAAGCTGGACCTCTTCCTCCGGTTCCTCCTCGGCTTCTCGCAGAACTTCATCCAGTCAATCGCAGAGGCCGGCTACAACTTCTCGGAGACACTGACGGAAGCAGTAGAGTATATCAAGAAGAAGGTCATGGAGAATCCCGCTTCACCGAGGACACTCAACCTGCTGAACTGCCTGACGGAACTGGGTGACAGCTCTTTAGAAACGGATGGCGTGCACTTTCTCAAGACGGGAATCCCCCCAGATGCCAAATACCCACGTGCACATTGGTCCGACCTGGCCTCTCTGTTAGTGGCGTCAGAGTCTGGGCCGATAGACATGCTTGGGTTGGAAGtaaagaagagaggagacgaggaaCTTCTGAGGATGCTGCCAGTGATCAAAGCTTCCCAGACAGCCAC GCTGTCATATCACAATCTGACTGAGATATTCTGTGAAGGTCTGGCCTCGGCGCTCACCTCAAAGGTGTGCAATCTGAAAGGTCTGGACCTGAGTTTCAACACGCTGAAGGACTCAGGAGTACAACTGCTGGCGGCCGGCTTGGCCAAGCCACATTGCCGACTGGAGAGACTGAAACTGTCCGGCTGCAGGGTGAAACAGGATGGCTTCGTCGCTCTGGCCAAAGCTCTCAAATCCAACCCCTCGCACCTGCGAGAGCTGGATCTCAGCGGCAATGAACCGGGAGAAGCCGGCGTGTTTCATCTCGTTGATGGACTGAAGGTTGTTAATTGCAAACTGCAGATCCTGAA GCTCTCAAACTGCAAGCTGGGCCTGGAGCAGAGTCGCTCTCTTGCGGTGTTGCTGATAGACAACCCCAGACACCTGCGAGAGCTGGACGTCAGCATGAACGACCTGGGAGACCGGGGGGTGAAGCTGCTCATGGACATACTGAAGTCAACCCAGATATACAAACTGGA GTTGTACTGTTGTCAGCTCACTGAGAAATGCTGTGAGAACATGTTTGGATGTCTGCTGAACATCCCCAGTCTGAGGGAGCTCAACCTGagcaacaacaacctgaaggacGAGGGGGTCAAGATGCTCTGCAACGCCTTCGGACTGCCCGCCTGTCAACTGGAGAAACTCAT TGTGGCGAGCTGTGGCATCACCCTAGTCAGAGGGTTTCATTTCAACTCTATCCTCAAAGAGCTGGACATCAGCAGGAACCATCTGGGCGACTCGGATGACTGGGCCGATGTCTTGTTCTGCTTGTCTTCACTTGAGACCCTCAG GCTGAGTGACTGTAAATTGACAGAGAAATGCTTTGGGGTGCTGGTCAAAGCTCTCAGCTCCAACCTCACCAACCTGAAAGAGCTGGATCTCTCTGGAAACGACCTGGGAGACCGCGGGGTGAAGACTCTCTACATGGGACTGACGTCCAGGTGTTGCACACTGGAGAGACTGTT tctgaGATGCTGTGGGATCACAGTAAAGGGCTGCTCCTCCCTAGCATTAGCCCTGAAGTCCAGCCACTCCAGCATCACAGAACTAGGCCTGATGGGAAACGACACGGGAGAAGAAGGACTGAGAATTCTCTCCGACATCAGGGACAACCAACGCTACAATCTACAGACTCTAGA AATCAACGATTGA
- the LOC112234937 gene encoding NACHT, LRR and PYD domains-containing protein 12 isoform X1, whose amino-acid sequence MVGSGIFSSSHEGREYLPLLSPSQILPPPWRETNLDHRKSASPDLRKMFRPGREKHQTEPREVSASHVAKLSNKLKAILKKKYQSPPGGETEHPFYIHCDLHYPPGESGEGNQHEYIQIEPTYRKRHQGTCSPIGLYFDSELGNEQVRIALTKGVSGIGKTSQVRMVILNWAEGKGNQECPLLFPLPFRELNLLKERLSLIELLHKFFPELKEPGISNLENFRIWLIFDGLDEFRRPLDFKNSPIVTNVTEASSVPTLLTNLINGNLLPSAAHIWITSRPAAVSRIPLQYINEVTEIEGFTDYQKEEFFRRAIHDKNQANAIIAYLKYSKSLYVLCQIPFICSICVLVLWRKTFLFNEECDPRALTPVYTDLLALLQTQNQNAQEMAINLGELAFKQLVKGNTVFYEEDLRECNIDVQVAAVYAKVNIPIFREDIGLHQKKIYYFGHTTIQEFFAAMWFLQSCNSPDENLRKAVDMALQSKNGKLDLFLRFLLGFSQNFIQSIAEAGYNFSETLTEAVEYIKKKVMENPASPRTLNLLNCLTELGDSSLETDGVHFLKTGIPPDAKYPRAHWSDLASLLVASESGPIDMLGLEVKKRGDEELLRMLPVIKASQTATLSYHNLTEIFCEGLASALTSKVCNLKGLDLSFNTLKDSGVQLLAAGLAKPHCRLERLKLSGCRVKQDGFVALAKALKSNPSHLRELDLSGNEPGEAGVFHLVDGLKVVNCKLQILKLSNCKLGLEQSRSLAVLLIDNPRHLRELDVSMNDLGDRGVKLLMDILKSTQIYKLELYCCQLTEKCCENMFGCLLNIPSLRELNLSNNNLKDEGVKMLCNAFGLPACQLEKLIVASCGITLVRGFHFNSILKELDISRNHLGDSDDWADVLFCLSSLETLRLSDCKLTEKCFGVLVKALSSNLTNLKELDLSGNDLGDRGVKTLYMGLTSRCCTLERLFLRCCGITVKGCSSLALALKSSHSSITELGLMGNDTGEEGLRILSDIRDNQRYNLQTLEIND is encoded by the exons ATGGTTGGTAGTGGGATCTTTTCTTCATCACATGAGGGGCGCGAATACCTGCCTTTACTGTCCCCTTCACAGATACTGCCTCCGCCTTGGAGGGAAACAAACCTTGATCACAGGAAATCCGCCTCTCCTGATTTGAGGAAAATGTTTCGCCCTGGGAGAGAAAAACATCAGACTGAACCAAG GGAAGTCTCTGCCTCCCATGTGGCAAAACTCAGCAATAAGCTAAAAGCCATCTTGAAGAAAAAGTACCAAAGTCCCCCAGGGGGGGAAACTGAGCATCCATTTTATATTCATTGTGATCTCCACTATCCACCTGGTGAAAGTGGAGAGGGGAACCAACATGAGTACATTCAAATTGAGCCAACCTACAGGAAGAGACACCAAGGGACATGCTCACCCATAGGCTTATACTTTGATTCTGAACTAGGCAACGAACAAGTCAGAATAGCACTGACAAAGGGTGTCTCTGGTATTGGCAAAACTAGCCAGGTGCGGATGGTTATTCTTAACTGGGCAGAGGGAAAAGGAAACCAGGAATGTCCTCTCTTATTTCCTCTTCCTTTCCGGGAGCTGAATTTGCTGAAGGAGAGACTGAGTCTAATTGAACTTCTTCACAAGTTTTTCCCAGAATTGAAAGAACCTGGAATTTCCAACTTGGAGAACTTCAGAATTTGGCTCATCTTTGACGGGCTGGATGAATTCCGACGTCCTCTCGACTTCAAGAACAGCCCGATAGTGACCAATGTCACAGAGGCCTCCTCCGTGCCGACACTGCTGACAAACCTCATTAACGGTAATCTCCTTCCCTCCGCCGCTCACATATGGATTACATCCAGACCTGCGGCAGTTAGTCGCATTCCTCTTCAGTACATCAACGAAGTGACAGAAATCGAAGGCTTCACAGATTACCAGAAAGAGGAGTTCTTCAGGAGAGCAATCCATGACAAGAACCAGGCCAATGCAATTATTGCCTACTTAAAGTACTCAAAAAGCCTCTACGTCTTGTGCCAGATACCTTTTATCTGTTCGATTTGTGTATTAGTCCTCTGGAGAAAGACATTTCTATTCAATGAAGAATGTGACCCCAGAGCTCTGACTCCAGTGTACACTGACCTACTCGCCCTGTTGCAAACACAGAACCAGAATGCACAGGAGATGGCTATTAACTTGGGGGAACTAGCCTTTAAGCAGTTGGTGAAAGGCAACACGGTTTTCTACGAGGAAGACCTACGAGAGTGCAACATTGATGTCCAAGTGGCAGCTGTGTATGCAAAAGTGAACATACCCATCTTCAGGGAGGATATTGGGCTGCACCAAAAGAAGATCTACTACTTTGGGCATACCACCATTCAGGAGTTCTTTGCCGCAATGTGGTTTCTCCAATCCTGCAACAGCCCagatgaaaacctgaggaaagCAGTGGACATGGCCTTGCAGAGCAAAAACGGAAAGCTGGACCTCTTCCTCCGGTTCCTCCTCGGCTTCTCGCAGAACTTCATCCAGTCAATCGCAGAGGCCGGCTACAACTTCTCGGAGACACTGACGGAAGCAGTAGAGTATATCAAGAAGAAGGTCATGGAGAATCCCGCTTCACCGAGGACACTCAACCTGCTGAACTGCCTGACGGAACTGGGTGACAGCTCTTTAGAAACGGATGGCGTGCACTTTCTCAAGACGGGAATCCCCCCAGATGCCAAATACCCACGTGCACATTGGTCCGACCTGGCCTCTCTGTTAGTGGCGTCAGAGTCTGGGCCGATAGACATGCTTGGGTTGGAAGtaaagaagagaggagacgaggaaCTTCTGAGGATGCTGCCAGTGATCAAAGCTTCCCAGACAGCCAC GCTGTCATATCACAATCTGACTGAGATATTCTGTGAAGGTCTGGCCTCGGCGCTCACCTCAAAGGTGTGCAATCTGAAAGGTCTGGACCTGAGTTTCAACACGCTGAAGGACTCAGGAGTACAACTGCTGGCGGCCGGCTTGGCCAAGCCACATTGCCGACTGGAGAGACTGAAACTGTCCGGCTGCAGGGTGAAACAGGATGGCTTCGTCGCTCTGGCCAAAGCTCTCAAATCCAACCCCTCGCACCTGCGAGAGCTGGATCTCAGCGGCAATGAACCGGGAGAAGCCGGCGTGTTTCATCTCGTTGATGGACTGAAGGTTGTTAATTGCAAACTGCAGATCCTGAA GCTCTCAAACTGCAAGCTGGGCCTGGAGCAGAGTCGCTCTCTTGCGGTGTTGCTGATAGACAACCCCAGACACCTGCGAGAGCTGGACGTCAGCATGAACGACCTGGGAGACCGGGGGGTGAAGCTGCTCATGGACATACTGAAGTCAACCCAGATATACAAACTGGA GTTGTACTGTTGTCAGCTCACTGAGAAATGCTGTGAGAACATGTTTGGATGTCTGCTGAACATCCCCAGTCTGAGGGAGCTCAACCTGagcaacaacaacctgaaggacGAGGGGGTCAAGATGCTCTGCAACGCCTTCGGACTGCCCGCCTGTCAACTGGAGAAACTCAT TGTGGCGAGCTGTGGCATCACCCTAGTCAGAGGGTTTCATTTCAACTCTATCCTCAAAGAGCTGGACATCAGCAGGAACCATCTGGGCGACTCGGATGACTGGGCCGATGTCTTGTTCTGCTTGTCTTCACTTGAGACCCTCAG GCTGAGTGACTGTAAATTGACAGAGAAATGCTTTGGGGTGCTGGTCAAAGCTCTCAGCTCCAACCTCACCAACCTGAAAGAGCTGGATCTCTCTGGAAACGACCTGGGAGACCGCGGGGTGAAGACTCTCTACATGGGACTGACGTCCAGGTGTTGCACACTGGAGAGACTGTT tctgaGATGCTGTGGGATCACAGTAAAGGGCTGCTCCTCCCTAGCATTAGCCCTGAAGTCCAGCCACTCCAGCATCACAGAACTAGGCCTGATGGGAAACGACACGGGAGAAGAAGGACTGAGAATTCTCTCCGACATCAGGGACAACCAACGCTACAATCTACAGACTCTAGA AATCAACGATTGA